The Exiguobacterium acetylicum genome includes a window with the following:
- a CDS encoding flavin reductase family protein — MKFEASTLSAKDNYKLLIGSIIPRPIAFVTTQGEDGTVNAAPFSFFTVASSSPPQLVIAVQRTDQGQKDTARNILAKQSYVIHIVSEEIVDAVNETAAPLAYGESELERTDLTLVDSDSIEVPGIAEAKIRFEMRLTQHVELEGADLLIGEVLRYHVADKLVESFRIDAAGLKAVARLAGNDYATIGKTFTIARPTK, encoded by the coding sequence ATGAAGTTCGAGGCATCAACGCTTAGCGCAAAAGACAACTATAAATTACTGATTGGCAGTATCATCCCGCGTCCGATTGCTTTCGTGACGACGCAAGGAGAAGACGGGACGGTCAACGCCGCACCCTTTTCTTTCTTTACGGTCGCATCAAGCAGTCCACCGCAACTCGTCATTGCTGTACAACGGACGGATCAAGGACAGAAAGATACGGCACGCAACATTCTTGCGAAACAAAGCTACGTCATCCATATCGTCAGTGAAGAGATCGTCGATGCGGTCAATGAGACAGCTGCACCACTCGCTTACGGAGAGAGTGAACTGGAGCGGACGGATTTAACACTCGTTGATAGCGACTCAATCGAAGTACCGGGGATCGCGGAAGCAAAAATCCGGTTCGAGATGCGCTTAACGCAACACGTCGAGCTAGAAGGTGCCGATCTTTTAATTGGAGAGGTACTGCGTTATCACGTCGCGGATAAACTCGTCGAGTCGTTCCGGATCGACGCGGCAGGATTAAAAGCCGTCGCGCGTTTAGCAGGGAATGATTATGCGACGATCGGGAAGACGTTTACGATTGCTCGACCGACAAAATGA
- the tsaB gene encoding tRNA (adenosine(37)-N6)-threonylcarbamoyltransferase complex dimerization subunit type 1 TsaB, which produces MKIVAIDTSTKQLSVALSDGKQIVAEASYVTSLNHATKLMPLLERLMTEAKWTPSQLTRVVVADGPGSYTGLRIGATTAKTLAYTLGIELVAVSTLELMAASTGHTGRVAAIQDARRGSGFVGVYDAGERIGEEQHVETASFVKTLAPDTLVTGDVDAFEELLQPFEKAAPAFRTPRAGVLALLGATRPTVEAHAFEPRYLRLAEAEAKWIEAQRHE; this is translated from the coding sequence ATGAAAATCGTAGCTATTGATACATCGACGAAACAATTATCGGTCGCTCTTTCAGATGGGAAACAAATCGTAGCAGAAGCATCGTATGTCACGTCGTTAAATCACGCGACGAAGCTCATGCCATTGCTTGAGCGCTTGATGACGGAAGCGAAATGGACACCCTCCCAACTGACACGAGTCGTCGTTGCCGATGGACCAGGTTCTTATACTGGATTACGGATTGGGGCGACGACCGCGAAGACGCTCGCGTATACACTCGGCATTGAACTGGTTGCGGTCTCGACACTTGAGTTGATGGCGGCTTCGACAGGTCATACTGGACGTGTTGCAGCGATTCAAGATGCACGGCGCGGATCAGGTTTTGTCGGAGTATACGACGCTGGAGAACGAATCGGTGAAGAACAACATGTCGAGACTGCGTCTTTTGTGAAGACGTTAGCGCCAGATACGCTCGTTACGGGAGATGTCGATGCGTTTGAAGAACTCCTTCAGCCATTCGAAAAGGCAGCCCCTGCATTTCGGACGCCACGCGCCGGAGTACTTGCTTTACTCGGTGCAACACGCCCGACCGTAGAAGCGCATGCGTTTGAGCCACGGTACCTGCGCTTGGCTGAAGCAGAAGCAAAATGGATCGAGGCACAGCGTCATGAGTAA
- a CDS encoding ATP-binding cassette domain-containing protein, with protein MILLQVNQLSKSFGVEPILENIKLEVQERDRIALVGRNGAGKSTLLKIIAGELSHDSGDIMKGKDVKIGYLAQDSGLESNESIWNEMLTVFEHLQEQERTLRRMEIEMGMEHILNDPVAYDRLLKTYDQAQHDFSEAGGYQFEANIRSVLHGMRFYPDDYSRRIQTLSGGQRTRLALAKMLLQAPELLILDEPTNHLDIDTLAWLESYLGGYRGAVLIVSHDRYFLDQVVNVVYELSRNVCRKFTGNYTKYLEQKAALYDQEMKQFEQQQEEIAKMQDFIQRNIARATTTKRAQSVRKRLEKVDRLDRPDGDERSTVLSFPIEKQSGNDVLQVNQLAIGYEEAVSKDITFRLQRGESLALVGPNGIGKSTLLKVLVGRLRPLFGDFRFGTGVSIGYYDQEQAELNDRNRVIDEIWNEWPLMREQEVRSVLGQFLFSGDDVFKIVHELSGGERGRLALAKLKLRKTNVLVLDEPTNHLDLDSKMVLENALVDYEGTLLFVSHDRYFIDRIATRVIEMSEAGVTEYLGDYSYYTEKKAEQEEIARLEAEEEKAAKVTASKTIDKEAQKEEKKRRQQIEQLEQDIERLEQRSAEIEQLLCEPEVFNDIPKATALSAERDQIDVDLLELMERWENQH; from the coding sequence ATGATACTCTTACAAGTCAATCAACTCTCAAAATCATTCGGCGTCGAGCCGATTTTAGAAAATATCAAACTAGAAGTACAAGAACGCGACCGAATCGCACTCGTCGGACGAAATGGTGCCGGGAAATCGACCTTGCTCAAAATCATCGCTGGCGAACTGAGTCATGACTCGGGCGACATCATGAAGGGCAAAGACGTTAAAATCGGTTATCTCGCACAAGACAGTGGTCTTGAATCGAATGAGTCGATTTGGAACGAGATGCTGACCGTCTTTGAACATTTACAAGAACAAGAACGGACACTACGCCGGATGGAAATCGAAATGGGCATGGAGCATATCTTGAACGACCCGGTTGCTTACGATCGTCTCTTGAAGACGTACGACCAAGCGCAACACGACTTCTCAGAAGCGGGTGGATATCAGTTCGAAGCGAATATCCGCTCCGTCCTGCACGGAATGCGCTTTTATCCCGACGATTACTCACGCCGAATTCAAACGTTATCCGGTGGTCAACGGACGCGTCTCGCTCTAGCGAAGATGCTCTTGCAAGCACCAGAGCTTCTGATTCTTGATGAGCCGACCAACCACCTTGATATCGATACGCTCGCTTGGCTCGAAAGTTACCTCGGCGGTTATCGTGGCGCTGTCCTGATCGTCTCGCACGACCGTTACTTCCTCGACCAAGTCGTCAATGTCGTCTATGAGCTCTCTCGCAATGTCTGTCGTAAGTTCACGGGGAACTATACGAAGTACTTGGAGCAAAAAGCGGCATTGTACGATCAGGAAATGAAACAATTCGAACAGCAGCAAGAAGAAATCGCGAAGATGCAGGACTTCATTCAACGCAATATCGCTCGGGCAACGACGACAAAACGTGCTCAAAGTGTTCGAAAACGACTCGAGAAGGTCGACCGGCTCGATCGACCGGATGGAGATGAACGCAGCACGGTCCTCTCCTTCCCGATTGAAAAACAGAGCGGGAACGACGTTCTTCAAGTCAATCAACTGGCGATCGGTTACGAAGAAGCCGTCTCAAAAGACATCACGTTCCGCTTGCAACGTGGTGAATCACTCGCACTCGTCGGACCAAACGGAATCGGGAAGTCGACGCTCTTAAAAGTCCTCGTCGGTCGTCTCCGTCCGCTGTTCGGTGATTTCCGTTTCGGAACCGGCGTCTCAATTGGCTATTACGATCAAGAGCAGGCGGAACTCAATGACCGAAATCGTGTCATCGATGAGATTTGGAACGAATGGCCTCTGATGCGCGAACAAGAAGTCCGTTCTGTACTCGGACAATTTTTGTTTAGCGGTGACGACGTCTTCAAGATCGTCCATGAGTTATCAGGTGGAGAACGTGGGCGCCTCGCACTCGCAAAACTGAAATTACGAAAAACAAATGTCCTCGTCCTCGATGAGCCGACGAACCATTTGGATCTTGATTCGAAAATGGTTCTTGAAAATGCGCTCGTCGACTACGAAGGAACGCTACTCTTCGTCTCCCATGACCGGTACTTCATCGACCGGATCGCGACACGCGTCATCGAGATGAGTGAAGCCGGCGTGACGGAATACCTCGGTGATTATTCGTACTACACCGAGAAGAAAGCGGAGCAAGAAGAAATTGCTCGTCTTGAAGCGGAGGAAGAAAAAGCCGCAAAAGTCACGGCGTCGAAGACGATTGACAAAGAAGCACAGAAGGAAGAAAAGAAACGTCGTCAGCAAATCGAACAACTCGAACAAGATATCGAGCGGCTCGAACAGCGTTCAGCGGAAATCGAACAGTTGCTTTGCGAACCGGAAGTCTTCAATGATATTCCGAAAGCGACAGCGTTATCTGCGGAACGTGACCAAATTGATGTCGATCTACTCGAATTGATGGAACGATGGGAGAACCAACACTGA
- a CDS encoding SprT family protein yields the protein MTNEQLQRYVEQLSLDVFSLPFRHEAYFNPRLKTTGGRYFLGDHHLDFNKRYIDDMKVFRGIVIHELCHYHLHLAGMGHRHQDQDFKEWLERYGGLRYSPRRQEDEKKSYLYECEKCSTLYRRKRRMNTERYRCGRCRGKIFYKSS from the coding sequence ATGACGAACGAACAATTACAACGATACGTCGAGCAGCTTTCGCTCGACGTATTTTCCTTGCCGTTTCGACATGAAGCTTATTTTAATCCACGACTGAAGACGACAGGTGGTCGCTACTTTTTAGGGGATCATCACTTAGACTTTAATAAACGATATATCGATGACATGAAAGTCTTCCGTGGAATCGTGATTCATGAACTATGTCATTACCATTTACACCTAGCAGGAATGGGGCATCGTCATCAAGATCAAGACTTTAAGGAATGGTTGGAGCGGTACGGTGGGCTTCGATACAGTCCGAGAAGACAAGAAGACGAAAAAAAATCCTATCTTTATGAATGTGAGAAATGCAGCACATTATATAGAAGGAAAAGACGCATGAATACGGAAAGATATCGATGTGGTCGATGTCGTGGAAAGATTTTTTACAAAAGTAGTTGA
- the tsaE gene encoding tRNA (adenosine(37)-N6)-threonylcarbamoyltransferase complex ATPase subunit type 1 TsaE, translating into MIELEMNSLEETTALALELGRRAEAGMVITLDGDLGAGKTTFTQSFAKGLGVTRHVNSPTFTIMKVYTGRLPLYHMDVYRLEGSGDDIGLEEYLNGEGVAVVEWSELIADSLPPERLAITITRTGDDSRRFELTPIGERYITLCEGLKS; encoded by the coding sequence ATGATAGAACTGGAAATGAACAGCTTGGAAGAAACGACTGCTTTAGCCCTTGAACTCGGACGACGTGCTGAAGCGGGAATGGTCATTACGCTTGATGGAGACTTAGGTGCTGGGAAAACGACATTCACCCAAAGTTTTGCAAAAGGATTAGGTGTGACGCGTCATGTCAACAGTCCGACGTTTACGATCATGAAAGTCTATACAGGACGTCTTCCTCTTTATCATATGGATGTCTATCGCCTCGAAGGTTCAGGCGACGATATTGGACTAGAAGAGTATCTGAACGGTGAAGGCGTCGCTGTCGTCGAGTGGTCTGAGTTGATTGCGGATAGCCTCCCACCGGAACGGTTGGCAATCACGATTACGCGAACAGGTGACGATAGCCGTCGTTTTGAGCTGACGCCGATCGGAGAACGATACATTACATTATGTGAGGGATTGAAATCATGA
- a CDS encoding DoxX family protein — MMDTGLLIIRLIIGLTFAAHGTQKLFGWFGGHGIAGTGGWFESIGMKPGKALAITAGLAELIGGLLFAGGAFLWIAAILIIGSMLVAIVKVHGANGYWVTQNGYEYNMALIVIALGVAMIGAGDYSLAALIG, encoded by the coding sequence ATGATGGATACAGGACTTTTAATCATTCGTTTAATCATCGGTTTGACATTCGCTGCACACGGTACACAAAAATTATTTGGTTGGTTCGGTGGACACGGCATCGCTGGAACAGGCGGTTGGTTCGAATCAATCGGCATGAAGCCAGGAAAAGCACTCGCAATTACAGCGGGTCTGGCTGAATTGATCGGTGGTTTATTGTTCGCAGGTGGTGCTTTTCTGTGGATCGCTGCCATCCTTATCATCGGTTCGATGCTTGTCGCGATCGTCAAAGTACACGGTGCGAATGGTTACTGGGTGACGCAGAACGGGTACGAATACAACATGGCATTGATCGTCATCGCGCTTGGAGTAGCGATGATCGGTGCTGGAGACTATTCACTCGCTGCACTGATCGGGTGA
- a CDS encoding haloacid dehalogenase type II gives MTIQALVFDVYGTLFDVHSVKEQAEELYPGHGEAISKRWREKQLEYSFLRQLNGQYVPFSQVTQDALRYALLELKLHVTEEQITTLMETYLTLDVYPEVSSVLETMADKRLVVFSNGSHDMLDPLIEQSGLADRFDHLISVDDIKQYKPAPASYMHALNTLGLKREEVLFMSSNGWDITGAKSFGFKTAWINRNGLPVEELNLDPDRIYDDLTGITEWQ, from the coding sequence ATGACGATTCAAGCACTCGTCTTTGACGTCTATGGTACATTATTTGATGTCCATTCCGTCAAAGAACAAGCGGAGGAGCTGTATCCTGGGCACGGAGAGGCGATCAGTAAACGCTGGCGGGAGAAACAACTAGAGTACTCCTTCCTCCGGCAATTGAATGGACAATATGTCCCGTTCAGTCAAGTGACGCAAGATGCCCTCCGCTACGCATTACTCGAACTGAAGCTCCATGTGACGGAAGAGCAGATCACGACCCTCATGGAAACGTATCTGACACTTGATGTCTACCCAGAAGTCAGCTCCGTTCTCGAGACGATGGCGGATAAGCGCCTCGTCGTCTTCTCGAATGGTTCACACGACATGCTCGATCCACTGATCGAACAGTCAGGCTTAGCCGACCGGTTCGATCATCTCATCAGTGTCGATGACATCAAACAATACAAGCCGGCACCTGCTTCCTATATGCACGCCTTAAACACACTCGGTCTGAAACGTGAAGAGGTCTTGTTCATGTCCTCGAACGGTTGGGATATCACCGGGGCGAAGAGCTTCGGCTTCAAAACTGCATGGATCAACCGAAATGGACTTCCCGTCGAGGAATTGAACCTCGATCCGGATCGCATCTATGACGATTTGACCGGCATCACCGAATGGCAATGA
- the rimI gene encoding ribosomal protein S18-alanine N-acetyltransferase: MSKIIRRMTVQDAPGVHAVELESFATPWTLDAFEAEMTQNPNAYYVVADQDGIVGFAGLWHIADEGHITNIAVKQSHRGQGLGEDLLTALIAVGRALGLRAMTLEVRVSNIPARTLYEKLGFQYVGVRKRYYQDNNEDAAIYWLELEGEDL, translated from the coding sequence ATGAGTAAGATCATTCGCCGAATGACCGTGCAGGATGCTCCAGGTGTCCATGCCGTCGAACTCGAATCGTTTGCGACACCGTGGACGCTAGATGCTTTTGAAGCGGAAATGACGCAAAATCCGAATGCCTATTATGTCGTTGCCGATCAAGACGGCATCGTCGGCTTTGCTGGTCTGTGGCATATCGCGGATGAAGGTCATATTACGAATATCGCCGTCAAGCAGTCACACCGCGGACAAGGACTCGGAGAAGATCTGCTAACAGCATTGATCGCAGTCGGGCGGGCGCTCGGTTTACGGGCAATGACGCTCGAAGTGCGTGTCTCGAACATACCAGCGCGGACGTTATATGAAAAACTTGGATTCCAGTATGTTGGTGTTCGAAAACGATATTATCAAGATAACAATGAAGATGCTGCCATCTACTGGCTGGAGCTGGAGGGAGAAGACCTATGA
- a CDS encoding NUDIX hydrolase, translated as MGYLLDLRKIVGNRPLISVGATVLVMNARHELLFQYRSDTHSWGLPGGSMEPGETLEEVAIRELQEETGLQALSVQLLDVFSGPDYFFRYPNGDQTYSVIHLFQAYSVIHLFQAKGVSGTLQMTDGESLNLRYFKLDQLPDPLEARAAALLKQIIPRLVKTTP; from the coding sequence ATGGGATACTTATTAGATTTACGAAAAATCGTAGGAAACCGACCGTTGATCAGTGTTGGAGCAACCGTACTTGTCATGAACGCACGGCACGAACTGCTATTTCAATATCGTTCGGATACACACAGTTGGGGACTACCTGGCGGTTCGATGGAACCCGGTGAGACACTCGAAGAAGTCGCGATACGTGAGCTGCAGGAAGAAACCGGCCTTCAAGCTCTCAGTGTTCAACTGCTAGATGTCTTTTCTGGTCCTGATTACTTCTTCCGATATCCAAATGGTGATCAAACATATAGTGTGATTCATCTCTTTCAAGCATATAGTGTGATTCATCTCTTTCAAGCAAAAGGAGTATCCGGTACATTACAAATGACTGACGGAGAGAGTCTCAACCTTCGTTATTTTAAACTCGATCAACTACCAGACCCACTTGAAGCACGAGCTGCTGCGCTATTGAAACAAATCATCCCGCGTCTTGTTAAAACAACACCTTGA
- a CDS encoding flavodoxin, which translates to MHIAIGFVSMSGNTEDIVSIIQSELEQHDVNVTITELDQFVGEDLSRFDGLLLGSYTWGDGDLPYEAEDFVEELREQPLNGMPSAAFGSGDLDYPKYCAAVDLIEEALKEAGATIVTDGLKIEFDPNTPEKQAACRAFAQTFHRFLQQIHS; encoded by the coding sequence ATGCATATCGCGATTGGATTCGTCAGCATGTCCGGTAATACGGAAGACATCGTCTCGATCATTCAAAGTGAGCTCGAGCAACATGATGTCAACGTGACGATTACAGAACTGGATCAATTCGTCGGGGAGGACTTATCACGTTTTGATGGTCTGCTGCTCGGCTCATATACATGGGGAGACGGTGATTTGCCATATGAAGCAGAAGATTTCGTCGAGGAGCTACGGGAACAACCCTTAAATGGGATGCCATCTGCTGCTTTTGGCTCTGGAGATCTCGATTATCCAAAGTACTGTGCAGCCGTTGATTTGATCGAAGAAGCATTAAAAGAAGCCGGGGCGACTATCGTCACGGATGGCTTAAAGATTGAGTTTGATCCCAACACCCCAGAAAAACAAGCTGCTTGTCGCGCATTCGCGCAGACCTTTCATCGTTTTTTACAACAGATCCATTCATAA
- a CDS encoding winged helix-turn-helix transcriptional regulator, whose amino-acid sequence MEEVAIQPALCPKVEHAFEILGKKWTGLILRHLLTKTCRFNEIQDAIPELSGRMLTERMKELEAEGIVIRTVIPDRPIKIQYSLTDKGRQLEPVIRSIEEWAELQD is encoded by the coding sequence ATGGAAGAAGTCGCAATCCAACCGGCTCTTTGTCCCAAAGTCGAACATGCCTTTGAAATCTTAGGTAAGAAATGGACAGGTCTGATTTTACGTCACTTGTTGACGAAGACATGTCGTTTCAATGAGATTCAAGATGCCATTCCCGAATTATCAGGTCGTATGCTCACGGAACGTATGAAGGAGCTCGAAGCGGAAGGCATCGTCATCCGGACTGTCATTCCCGATCGTCCGATTAAGATTCAATACAGTTTGACCGACAAAGGGCGCCAACTTGAACCGGTCATTCGTTCCATTGAAGAATGGGCCGAACTACAAGACTAA
- a CDS encoding twin-arginine translocase TatA/TatE family subunit, whose amino-acid sequence MENLIPLTLGIGPASIGLIAVVALIIFGPKKLPEFGRAAGQTLKEFKNATNGIMDDDKKDEPKEK is encoded by the coding sequence ATGGAAAACCTTATCCCGCTCACACTAGGTATCGGACCTGCGAGCATCGGATTAATCGCAGTCGTCGCGTTGATCATCTTCGGACCGAAGAAGTTACCAGAATTCGGACGTGCTGCTGGTCAGACATTGAAAGAGTTCAAGAATGCCACGAACGGCATCATGGACGACGATAAAAAGGACGAACCGAAAGAGAAGTGA
- the tsaD gene encoding tRNA (adenosine(37)-N6)-threonylcarbamoyltransferase complex transferase subunit TsaD gives MTQPLILAIESSCDETAAAVVRGGTDILSNVVSSQIESHKRFGGVVPEVASRHHVERITYVIDDALTEANVTIDDIDAIAVTEGPGLVGALLVGVSAAKTLAFAHNKPLIGVHHIAGHIYANRLVQELEFPLVCLIASGGHTELIYMPEDGVYEVIGETRDDAAGEAYDKVARTLKLPYPGGPRIDQLAQTGQDTFHFPRVWLEKDSYDFSFSGLKSAVINAVHNAEQRGETIIPEDLAASFQASVVEVLVTKAVRAVKDKGGRQLLLAGGVAANKGLRHGLEAACAKEGIDLVIPPMHLCGDNAAMIGAAAIHPYRSLRYSTLAMNAEPGLDLK, from the coding sequence ATGACACAACCATTGATCCTAGCAATTGAATCGAGTTGCGACGAAACGGCTGCTGCCGTCGTCCGCGGAGGAACCGACATCTTATCGAATGTCGTCTCGTCTCAAATTGAAAGTCATAAACGATTCGGTGGCGTCGTGCCTGAAGTCGCCTCACGCCATCACGTTGAGCGGATCACATACGTCATTGATGATGCGTTGACGGAAGCAAACGTCACGATCGACGACATTGACGCGATTGCCGTTACGGAAGGACCAGGACTTGTCGGGGCATTACTCGTTGGCGTCAGTGCGGCAAAGACACTTGCTTTTGCACATAATAAGCCGTTGATCGGTGTTCATCATATCGCAGGTCATATCTATGCGAATCGTCTCGTGCAAGAGCTTGAGTTTCCGCTCGTCTGTTTGATTGCATCAGGTGGGCACACGGAACTGATCTACATGCCGGAAGACGGTGTATATGAAGTCATTGGTGAAACACGGGATGATGCCGCTGGGGAAGCCTATGATAAAGTCGCTCGGACGTTGAAGTTACCGTATCCAGGTGGCCCACGGATCGACCAGCTGGCACAGACTGGTCAGGATACGTTCCATTTTCCGCGTGTCTGGCTCGAAAAGGATTCGTATGACTTTAGCTTCAGCGGTTTGAAGTCAGCAGTCATCAATGCCGTGCATAACGCTGAGCAACGGGGAGAAACGATCATTCCGGAAGATTTAGCCGCAAGTTTCCAAGCGAGCGTCGTCGAGGTACTCGTGACGAAGGCGGTCCGTGCCGTGAAGGATAAAGGCGGACGCCAACTGCTGCTTGCCGGTGGTGTCGCCGCTAACAAAGGATTACGCCACGGTCTTGAAGCGGCTTGTGCGAAGGAAGGAATCGATCTCGTCATTCCACCGATGCACCTGTGTGGAGACAATGCTGCGATGATCGGAGCTGCTGCGATTCATCCATATCGTTCGTTACGCTATTCGACACTTGCCATGAATGCAGAACCTGGGCTAGATTTAAAGTAA
- a CDS encoding redox-sensing transcriptional repressor Rex gives MNGPDTKIPQATAKRLPLYYRFIQSLYNSGKLRVSSAELSEAVKVDSATIRRDFSYFGALGKKGYGYNVQHLLTFFRKTLNQDEVTNVALIGVGHLGTAFANYNFLKNNSTRIVVAFDADEEKVGTTTHDVPIYHVSDMKEQIEANQVDVAILTVPSQFAQSVADELVEYGVTGILNFTPARLNVPASVRVHHIDLSIELQSLVYFMKHYSQSAEGVKS, from the coding sequence ATGAATGGACCAGACACAAAAATTCCACAAGCGACAGCAAAACGGTTGCCGCTATATTATCGCTTCATCCAAAGTTTATACAATTCAGGCAAGCTCCGCGTCTCTTCTGCTGAGTTAAGCGAGGCGGTGAAGGTTGATTCAGCAACGATTCGTCGCGACTTTTCCTACTTTGGGGCATTAGGGAAGAAGGGGTATGGATATAACGTTCAACATCTCTTAACGTTTTTCCGGAAAACCTTGAATCAAGATGAGGTGACGAATGTTGCCTTAATCGGGGTCGGTCATCTCGGAACAGCGTTTGCAAATTATAACTTTTTAAAGAATAATAGTACTCGGATAGTCGTTGCGTTTGATGCGGACGAAGAGAAGGTCGGAACAACGACGCATGACGTTCCAATCTATCATGTTTCGGACATGAAAGAACAAATCGAAGCGAATCAGGTCGATGTTGCCATCTTGACGGTTCCATCGCAGTTCGCGCAGTCAGTAGCGGATGAGTTAGTCGAGTATGGTGTGACAGGCATTCTGAACTTTACGCCTGCACGGTTGAACGTGCCAGCGAGCGTCCGGGTCCATCACATCGATTTATCGATCGAGTTGCAGTCGTTAGTTTATTTCATGAAGCATTATTCGCAATCAGCTGAAGGAGTGAAATCATAA
- the tatC gene encoding twin-arginine translocase subunit TatC — protein sequence MTVDQEQSMTSHLDELRKRIVWSLIIVVVLFAVAFPLVRPLVRFLQADLKELGIGLNAFNVADPLMLYLNLAFIIALILASPFWMYQLWAFVRPGLYDKEQKATLTYIPVIFFLFLAGVAFSYFWLLPFLLEVSTDLGKELGIEQVIGVENYFSFLIRLTMPFGLLFQLPVVTMFLTRLGLVTPYFMRKNRKYAYFALFVVAALIAPPDVTSHLMISVPLFVLYEISILISARTYKKVLILEQQAELERQADLMRELNK from the coding sequence ATGACGGTTGATCAAGAGCAAAGCATGACGTCGCACCTAGACGAACTCCGGAAACGGATCGTCTGGTCGCTTATCATCGTCGTCGTCCTGTTCGCTGTCGCATTTCCGCTCGTCCGACCGCTCGTTCGTTTTCTACAAGCGGACTTAAAAGAGCTCGGCATCGGTTTGAATGCCTTCAACGTCGCCGATCCTTTAATGTTGTATTTGAATCTTGCGTTCATCATTGCGCTGATTTTAGCGTCACCGTTCTGGATGTATCAACTCTGGGCATTCGTCCGACCAGGACTTTATGACAAGGAGCAAAAAGCGACACTGACGTATATTCCAGTCATCTTCTTTCTGTTTTTGGCTGGCGTAGCCTTCTCGTATTTCTGGTTGCTTCCATTCTTGCTTGAAGTCTCAACGGATCTCGGGAAAGAGTTAGGGATTGAACAAGTCATCGGAGTGGAGAACTACTTCAGTTTCCTAATTCGATTGACGATGCCGTTCGGTCTTCTCTTTCAATTGCCGGTCGTGACGATGTTCCTGACACGTCTAGGTCTCGTGACGCCATATTTCATGCGAAAGAATCGGAAATATGCGTATTTTGCGCTGTTCGTCGTTGCAGCACTAATTGCACCGCCGGACGTGACGTCACACTTGATGATCTCAGTGCCGTTGTTCGTTCTCTATGAAATCAGTATCTTGATTTCTGCGCGAACGTACAAAAAGGTCTTGATCCTCGAGCAACAGGCAGAGCTTGAACGACAGGCGGATTTGATGCGTGAATTGAATAAATGA